From Fundulus heteroclitus isolate FHET01 chromosome 14, MU-UCD_Fhet_4.1, whole genome shotgun sequence, the proteins below share one genomic window:
- the LOC118565730 gene encoding lectin BRA-3-like isoform X2, translating to MRFVCYNGIVGGSPFYVLSSISLNWKDAQIFCRAHYVDLASIRNQTENEMIRRLIGASNVWIGLYGERLWSDGSPSLFRHWVDGQPNDYRGDQCIAGSFYSGRWWDEVCSLKMPFICYKPRKLVGPPTKGPNVVGVKIQVKSLNVFSESKINAVLTEFFKHHGLQPQSSLKVRSATPEERKSKKKSRIISVQ from the exons ATGCGGTTTGTGTGCTATAATG GTATAGTAGGTGGATCACCATTCTATGTTCTCAGTAGCATTTCACTAAACTGGAAAGATGCTCAGATATTCTGCAGGGCCCATTATGTTGATCTGGCCAG TATCCGAAATCAGACCGAGAATGAAATGATCAGACGCCTAATAGGTGCCAGCAATGTCTGGATTGGCCTCTATGGGGAAAGGCTGTGGTCTGATGGCAGCCCCTCTCTGTTTCGACACTGGGTAGATGGTCAGCCCAATGATTACAGAGGTGATCAGTGTATTGCTGGATCATTTTACTCTGGAAGATGGTGGGATGAAGTTTGCAGCCTGAAAATGCCCTTCATCTGTTACAAACCAA GGAAACTTGTAGGACCTCCAACCAAAGGACCAA ATGTTGTTGGTGTGAAGATCCAGGTGAAGTCTCTGAACGTATTCTCAGAATCGAAGATAAATGCTGTTTTGACAGAG TTCTTTAAACATCACGGTTTGCAACCACAGTCTTCTCTGAAGGTTCGTTCTGCTACaccagaagaaagaaaatccaaGAAGAAGAGCAGGATCATTAGTGTGCAATAA
- the LOC118565730 gene encoding lectin BRA-3-like isoform X1 has product MYGNSNNMYPSGTWDDSRCDDVITQFVCYNGIVGGSPFYVLSSISLNWKDAQIFCRAHYVDLASIRNQTENEMIRRLIGASNVWIGLYGERLWSDGSPSLFRHWVDGQPNDYRGDQCIAGSFYSGRWWDEVCSLKMPFICYKPRKLVGPPTKGPNVVGVKIQVKSLNVFSESKINAVLTEFFKHHGLQPQSSLKVRSATPEERKSKKKSRIISVQ; this is encoded by the exons ATGTATGGAAACAGCAATAACATGTACCCTAGTGGCACATGGGATGACTCTCGGTGCGACGACGTCATAACACAGTTTGTGTGCTATAATG GTATAGTAGGTGGATCACCATTCTATGTTCTCAGTAGCATTTCACTAAACTGGAAAGATGCTCAGATATTCTGCAGGGCCCATTATGTTGATCTGGCCAG TATCCGAAATCAGACCGAGAATGAAATGATCAGACGCCTAATAGGTGCCAGCAATGTCTGGATTGGCCTCTATGGGGAAAGGCTGTGGTCTGATGGCAGCCCCTCTCTGTTTCGACACTGGGTAGATGGTCAGCCCAATGATTACAGAGGTGATCAGTGTATTGCTGGATCATTTTACTCTGGAAGATGGTGGGATGAAGTTTGCAGCCTGAAAATGCCCTTCATCTGTTACAAACCAA GGAAACTTGTAGGACCTCCAACCAAAGGACCAA ATGTTGTTGGTGTGAAGATCCAGGTGAAGTCTCTGAACGTATTCTCAGAATCGAAGATAAATGCTGTTTTGACAGAG TTCTTTAAACATCACGGTTTGCAACCACAGTCTTCTCTGAAGGTTCGTTCTGCTACaccagaagaaagaaaatccaaGAAGAAGAGCAGGATCATTAGTGTGCAATAA